A single Triticum dicoccoides isolate Atlit2015 ecotype Zavitan chromosome 2A, WEW_v2.0, whole genome shotgun sequence DNA region contains:
- the LOC119352804 gene encoding uncharacterized protein LOC119352804 — translation MALRSLVRQLPALGARSPPVAPRMGPVHALSPAAGSRLMSHGGTGGQVVYSDDDKTLAKQREEIKHMTAEFDQSMKDISKNLDDMDLVERRCKEDLANFHRRLHNMQKVVNVALIVLVPISVLKFLSL, via the exons ATGGCGCTGCGCTCCCTCGTCAGGCAGTTGCCGGCCCTCGGTGCCAGGTCGCCGCCGGTGGCCCCCCGTATGGGGCCGGTCCACGCGCTCTCGCCGGCGGCGGGTTCTCGCCTCATGTCCCACGGTGGCACG GGGGGTCAAGTGGTTTATTCTGATGATGATAAAACGCTGGCCAAACAGCGCGAGGAAATAAAGCACATGACTGCAGAGTTTGACCAGAGTATGAAGGATATATCCAAGAATTTGGATGATATGGATTTAGTTGAGAG GCGTTGCAAGGAGGACTTGGCAAATTTCCACAGGAGGCTGCATAACATGCAGAAGGTGGTCAATGTTGCTCTTATTGTGCTGGTGCCTATAAGTGTTCTGAAATTTTTGTCTCTGTAG